A section of the Terriglobales bacterium genome encodes:
- a CDS encoding PLP-dependent aspartate aminotransferase family protein, with amino-acid sequence MKTKEKAARNAATKGTAKTGNGAKKPAREEAHHAQEPYRIRTRLIHGTSKTPKWDYTHHVIPPITSSATFRLSSSQRGAKGFFEFACDTIDVTRKVPIYIYDRLDEPTRGMLEENLALAEEGEIGVCFATGMAAISAALNTLVESGDEIVAHDTLYGCTFSFLTNWLPRQRVTTRFANLRDLKALEKTITPHTRVVYFETPVNPTMELIDIGAVREVVDRANRKRKLEEQMHVVVDNTFATPYCQRPLTLGAHVVVQSLTKGIGGFGTDMGGVVIGPRSMHNHLMLYRKDFGGVLSPKAAWNILVYGLPSLAARMANMQRTAMHVARFLEQHPKVAHVDYPGLASFPQRALAEKQMVDYRGKFAPGSMIYFILKDQSGSNERAERFINYIADKAYCITLAVSLGQIKTLIENPYSMTHAAYAHRPEAAGDDNGKHELKLEDHGRGVVPGGIRLSIGLEDRHDLIADLERALEVA; translated from the coding sequence ATGAAGACCAAGGAAAAAGCCGCCAGGAATGCTGCCACGAAGGGCACAGCCAAGACCGGCAATGGCGCCAAGAAGCCCGCGCGGGAAGAGGCGCATCATGCCCAGGAGCCCTATCGCATCCGCACGCGGCTGATTCACGGCACCTCGAAGACGCCCAAGTGGGACTACACGCACCACGTCATCCCGCCCATCACGTCGTCGGCCACCTTCCGGCTGAGTTCGTCGCAGCGCGGGGCCAAAGGGTTCTTCGAGTTCGCCTGCGACACCATCGACGTCACCCGCAAGGTGCCCATCTACATCTACGACCGGCTCGACGAGCCCACGCGCGGCATGCTGGAAGAGAACCTGGCGCTGGCCGAAGAAGGCGAGATCGGGGTGTGCTTCGCCACCGGGATGGCGGCCATCTCGGCGGCCCTGAATACGCTGGTGGAATCGGGCGACGAGATCGTGGCGCACGACACGCTCTACGGCTGCACCTTCAGCTTCCTTACCAACTGGCTGCCGCGGCAGCGCGTGACCACGCGCTTTGCCAACCTGCGCGATCTGAAGGCGTTGGAGAAAACCATCACGCCGCACACCCGCGTGGTGTACTTCGAGACCCCGGTGAATCCCACCATGGAGCTGATCGACATCGGCGCGGTGCGTGAGGTCGTGGACCGCGCCAATCGCAAGCGCAAGCTGGAAGAGCAGATGCACGTGGTGGTGGACAACACCTTCGCCACGCCCTACTGCCAGCGTCCGCTCACACTGGGCGCGCATGTGGTGGTGCAGAGCCTGACCAAAGGCATTGGCGGGTTCGGTACGGACATGGGCGGCGTGGTCATCGGCCCGCGCTCCATGCACAACCACCTGATGCTCTATCGCAAGGACTTCGGCGGCGTGCTCTCGCCCAAAGCGGCATGGAACATCCTGGTGTACGGATTGCCTTCGCTGGCGGCGCGCATGGCCAACATGCAGCGCACCGCGATGCACGTGGCCCGGTTCTTAGAGCAGCATCCCAAAGTGGCGCACGTGGACTACCCCGGCCTGGCATCGTTCCCGCAGCGGGCGCTGGCCGAAAAGCAGATGGTGGATTACCGCGGCAAGTTCGCTCCCGGCTCCATGATCTACTTCATCCTCAAGGACCAGTCAGGCTCGAACGAGCGCGCCGAGCGCTTCATCAACTACATCGCCGACAAGGCGTATTGCATCACGCTGGCGGTGTCGCTGGGACAGATCAAGACGCTGATCGAGAACCCGTACTCGATGACCCATGCCGCCTATGCGCATCGGCCGGAGGCGGCGGGCGACGACAACGGCAAACATGAGCTGAAACTGGAAGACCACGGCCGCGGCGTGGTGCCCGGCGGCATCCGCCTATCGATTGGCCTGGAAGACCGGCACGACCTGATTGCCGACCTGGAGCGAGCGCTGGAAGTAGCGTAG